A part of Patescibacteria group bacterium genomic DNA contains:
- the topA gene encoding type I DNA topoisomerase, which produces MQLVIVESPTKAKTITRFLGKNFKIVSSYGHVRDLPKSKLGIDVENNFTPQYVTPRANQKRITQLKKQALSAKQVWFATDEDREGEAIAWHLQELFQLDQAKIGRIVFHEITPEAIQGALKNPRQIDINLVDAQQARRILDRLVGYKLSPLLWKKIAKGLSAGRVQSPALRLIVEREEEIKKFNPEEYWSLEADFTDQQHHTFTAHLYKIENKILDKLAIKNESNLKIILQALEKTTYQITDLQTKQTVKNPLPPFTTSTLQQTAINRFGFSAKQTMVLAQQLYEGINLGSQGSVGLITYMRTDSVNLAEKFLTQAQQFINKNFGSNYHPGQPRHFKTKSKSAQEAHEAIRPTDVNLMPDEIKTYLNKNQLKLYQLIWQRAVASQMSPAQIQATILDVQDHSQKYIFRANGSVIKFDGFLKVYPTKTQENILPELKLKQPVDLVKFNPQQHFTQPPARYTEASLVKTLEQFDIGRPSTYAQIINTIQQRNYVTKEQRYLIPTEIGTLVNKVLVEHFNQIVDYDFTAQMENELDDIAQGKLNWVKAIQKFYQPFINNIQIKEQELDKTQITQQETTDIKCPKCGNPMMIKLGRFGKFLACSNFPECKTTQPLEENGPTEEINEKCPECGHDLKIKFGRFGKFLACSNYPECKFTKPIIKSTGVKCPECGQGELVEKRTKTKRTFYACSNYPKCKFALWSKPNGEKCPQCGSLLIYGTQDTLRCSHKDCKFTKKIN; this is translated from the coding sequence ACGCGCCAATCAAAAAAGAATTACTCAATTGAAAAAACAAGCTCTTAGTGCCAAACAAGTTTGGTTTGCAACTGATGAAGATCGTGAGGGCGAAGCGATTGCTTGGCATTTACAAGAATTATTTCAATTAGACCAAGCTAAAATTGGTCGCATTGTTTTTCATGAAATTACGCCCGAAGCTATTCAAGGGGCTTTAAAAAATCCCCGTCAAATTGATATTAATTTAGTCGATGCTCAACAGGCCCGCCGGATTTTAGACCGTTTAGTGGGTTATAAACTTTCACCATTATTGTGGAAAAAAATAGCTAAAGGTTTATCAGCTGGTCGAGTTCAATCACCCGCCCTGCGACTGATTGTTGAACGTGAAGAAGAAATTAAAAAATTTAACCCCGAAGAATATTGGTCATTGGAAGCCGATTTTACTGACCAACAACACCATACTTTTACCGCACATTTGTATAAAATTGAAAATAAAATTTTAGATAAACTCGCTATTAAAAACGAATCAAATTTAAAAATTATATTACAGGCTCTAGAAAAAACTACCTATCAAATTACTGATTTACAAACCAAACAAACCGTTAAAAATCCGTTACCACCCTTCACCACCTCTACCCTACAACAAACTGCTATTAACCGCTTTGGTTTCTCAGCCAAGCAAACCATGGTCTTGGCTCAACAACTCTATGAGGGAATTAATTTGGGTAGTCAGGGTTCAGTCGGTTTAATTACTTATATGCGCACCGATTCGGTTAATTTAGCTGAAAAATTTCTAACCCAGGCTCAGCAATTTATTAATAAAAATTTCGGATCAAATTATCACCCTGGTCAACCACGCCACTTTAAAACCAAATCTAAATCAGCTCAAGAAGCTCATGAAGCCATTCGACCGACTGATGTTAACCTAATGCCAGATGAAATTAAAACTTATTTAAACAAAAATCAACTTAAGCTTTATCAATTAATTTGGCAGCGCGCTGTCGCTTCTCAAATGTCACCAGCTCAAATCCAGGCTACCATATTGGATGTTCAAGATCACAGCCAAAAATATATTTTCCGTGCCAATGGCTCAGTGATTAAATTTGATGGTTTTTTGAAAGTCTATCCGACTAAAACCCAAGAAAATATTTTGCCAGAATTAAAATTAAAACAACCGGTTGATTTAGTAAAATTTAATCCACAACAACACTTTACTCAACCGCCAGCGCGTTATACTGAAGCTTCGTTAGTTAAAACCTTAGAACAATTTGACATCGGTCGTCCTTCAACCTATGCTCAAATTATCAATACTATTCAACAACGTAATTACGTGACCAAAGAACAACGATATTTAATCCCGACTGAAATTGGTACTCTAGTCAATAAAGTTTTAGTCGAGCATTTTAATCAAATTGTTGATTATGATTTTACTGCTCAAATGGAAAATGAACTTGACGATATCGCTCAAGGAAAATTAAACTGGGTTAAAGCTATTCAAAAATTTTATCAACCTTTTATAAACAATATTCAAATCAAAGAACAAGAATTAGATAAAACTCAAATCACTCAACAAGAAACAACCGATATTAAATGTCCTAAATGTGGCAATCCAATGATGATTAAATTGGGTCGCTTTGGTAAATTTTTGGCTTGTTCTAATTTTCCTGAATGTAAAACCACTCAGCCTCTAGAGGAAAACGGCCCGACAGAAGAAATTAATGAAAAATGTCCCGAGTGTGGTCATGATTTAAAAATTAAATTTGGTCGCTTCGGTAAATTTTTGGCTTGCTCAAATTATCCTGAATGTAAATTTACCAAACCCATTATTAAATCAACTGGTGTTAAATGTCCTGAATGTGGCCAAGGCGAACTGGTCGAAAAAAGAACCAAAACCAAGCGCACCTTTTATGCTTGTTCAAATTATCCCAAATGCAAATTTGCCTTATGGTCTAAACCCAACGGAGAAAAATGTCCGCAGTGTGGCAGTTTGTTAATTTATGGCACCCAAGATACACTCCGTTGCAGTCATAAAGACTGTAAATTTACTAAAAAAATAAACTAA